A single window of Aneurinibacillus sp. REN35 DNA harbors:
- a CDS encoding recombinase family protein, with translation MIGIYARVSTEEQAKSGFSLESQVRECRKKAGSSECKEYIDEGISGEFLDRPALSRLRQDVRDGLITKIVCFDPDRLSRKLMNQLLITEEFDRRSVELVFVNGEYARTPEGQLFYSMRGAIAEFEKAKINERMSRGRKEKARQGKVLRDFQVYGYSYDKETEQMVINEEEAAVVRLIFDLFTKPGKVQGMNGIALYLTKEGIPTKKGKGVWHRQVVRQILMNEAYIGEFYQNRWNTEGMLGNKHKDPDERVRMKERPREEWIHVPCPPIINNEQFEYAQKLLQDSRRRWAKKSLNKYLLSGLLRCADCGNTLTGRRAKNWGKYVYEYSDIKNTAGAKVRGCGRKVKVEELDHEVWETIRTWLENPDEVAAAADAESGEREDIPFEQVEIARLEKEIEKAKAGRKRLLSLFAAGMDIGEEEIREEMRSLKEKEEVATKQLEELKLRFKEVKEARFNQNLLSEAAEYYLTRRHDELTFEDKQQLIRQLVREIILYEDHIEIFTY, from the coding sequence GTGATCGGTATCTATGCAAGGGTGAGCACAGAAGAACAGGCCAAGAGTGGATTCAGTCTGGAGAGCCAGGTCAGGGAGTGTCGGAAGAAGGCCGGGAGTAGTGAATGTAAAGAATATATAGATGAAGGAATCTCTGGTGAGTTTTTAGATCGGCCGGCTTTATCACGCTTACGTCAGGATGTTCGTGATGGTCTTATTACTAAGATCGTTTGCTTTGATCCGGATCGGTTGTCACGTAAGCTTATGAACCAGCTGCTTATCACAGAAGAATTCGACCGGCGCAGCGTGGAACTGGTTTTTGTTAACGGGGAATATGCACGCACACCTGAAGGTCAGCTTTTTTACAGCATGCGCGGTGCGATTGCAGAATTTGAAAAAGCCAAGATTAATGAGCGAATGAGTCGAGGGCGTAAAGAGAAGGCACGCCAGGGGAAAGTGCTACGTGACTTCCAAGTATATGGCTACAGCTATGATAAAGAAACGGAGCAGATGGTTATTAACGAAGAAGAAGCTGCAGTTGTTCGGCTCATTTTTGATTTGTTTACGAAGCCTGGGAAGGTACAGGGAATGAACGGAATCGCCCTTTATCTCACAAAAGAAGGCATTCCGACAAAAAAGGGAAAGGGTGTATGGCATCGACAAGTAGTGCGTCAGATTTTAATGAATGAGGCGTACATTGGGGAGTTTTATCAGAATCGTTGGAATACAGAAGGAATGCTTGGAAATAAGCATAAAGATCCGGATGAGCGTGTACGAATGAAAGAACGTCCAAGAGAAGAATGGATCCATGTCCCTTGTCCACCCATTATTAATAATGAGCAGTTCGAATACGCGCAGAAGCTGCTGCAGGATTCACGGCGTCGCTGGGCTAAAAAAAGCCTAAACAAGTATTTGCTTAGTGGGTTGCTTCGCTGTGCTGATTGCGGAAACACATTGACCGGCCGGCGCGCAAAGAACTGGGGAAAGTATGTCTACGAGTATAGCGACATAAAGAATACGGCTGGTGCCAAGGTCAGAGGATGCGGTAGAAAAGTGAAGGTTGAAGAGCTGGATCATGAAGTATGGGAGACAATCCGTACCTGGTTAGAGAATCCTGATGAAGTGGCTGCGGCAGCAGACGCAGAGAGTGGAGAGCGTGAAGACATTCCATTTGAACAAGTAGAGATTGCTCGCCTGGAAAAAGAGATTGAAAAAGCTAAGGCTGGTCGGAAACGTCTTCTCTCTTTATTTGCTGCTGGTATGGATATAGGAGAAGAAGAGATCAGGGAAGAAATGCGGTCCTTAAAGGAAAAGGAAGAAGTGGCTACAAAACAATTGGAAGAGTTGAAGCTGCGATTTAAGGAAGTAAAGGAAGCTCGATTTAATCAAAACCTGTTGAGCGAAGCAGCTGAATACTATTTGACCAGGCGGCATGATGAACTGACGTTTGAGGATAAACAGCAACTGATTCGCCAACTGGTGCGCGAGATCATTCTTTATGAGGACCATATTGAGATATTCACATACTAA
- a CDS encoding phage tail protein, producing MDAFIGTILPWAISWAPRYWLPCDGRALNINEYQALYSLIGVTYGGNGTTTFNLPDLRGRVPVGMGQQPGSTNFVIGSHGGTENTTLTTTQLPVHNHTFSGNVHVNIGAPANTDAPTTNTPAANTSLSVAKDSTGDVANIYNTNAPTMMTATMSSTATVSGATGAAGVGQPFSNIQPYQVINYIICVNGLYPNRP from the coding sequence ATGGATGCTTTTATTGGGACAATTTTGCCATGGGCAATAAGTTGGGCACCAAGGTATTGGTTGCCGTGTGATGGTCGAGCGTTGAACATAAACGAATATCAAGCCTTGTATTCTTTGATTGGTGTCACGTACGGCGGCAATGGTACCACTACTTTTAATTTGCCGGATTTGCGCGGCCGGGTTCCTGTTGGGATGGGGCAGCAACCAGGCAGCACTAACTTTGTCATTGGTAGTCACGGAGGTACTGAGAACACAACGCTTACCACCACCCAACTGCCGGTACACAATCATACTTTCTCTGGAAACGTACATGTAAACATTGGAGCACCTGCGAATACAGATGCACCGACGACCAACACACCAGCTGCGAACACAAGTCTTTCGGTAGCCAAAGACTCAACAGGTGACGTAGCGAATATTTATAACACGAATGCGCCTACGATGATGACAGCAACCATGAGTTCAACAGCTACGGTCAGCGGAGCTACGGGAGCGGCCGGTGTTGGCCAACCGTTCAGCAACATACAGCCGTACCAAGTCATCAATTATATCATTTGTGTAAATGGTTTGTATCCAAATCGCCCCTAA
- a CDS encoding GNAT family N-acetyltransferase, translating to MNLFFNSSSDLQNIPIPDDAKNILIRQQFLAEQHFLKTHFPDADVGVIFWNEYPIGRLHVYRGQEAYRILAIALLPEFRNRGIGSSLLEGILQEATASKKKVCLQVAWHNGLARAFYERIGFEMVEDKGVYYEMQWIP from the coding sequence TTGAATCTCTTTTTCAACAGCAGCTCCGACTTGCAGAACATCCCAATCCCGGACGATGCCAAAAATATACTCATTCGTCAACAGTTTCTGGCCGAGCAGCATTTTTTAAAGACGCATTTTCCTGATGCTGATGTAGGCGTGATTTTTTGGAATGAATATCCGATTGGAAGATTACATGTGTATAGAGGACAGGAAGCGTATCGAATTCTGGCGATTGCACTCCTTCCTGAATTCCGTAATAGGGGAATCGGAAGTAGTTTACTAGAAGGTATCCTGCAAGAGGCCACAGCCAGCAAAAAAAAGGTGTGTTTACAAGTTGCTTGGCATAACGGGCTGGCGCGGGCTTTCTACGAGCGAATTGGATTTGAAATGGTTGAAGACAAGGGAGTGTATTATGAAATGCAATGGATTCCCTGA
- a CDS encoding cadherin-like beta sandwich domain-containing protein, with amino-acid sequence MGKQRSSLKGMTWLALFCMVLTLVSPVQLIFYPKAASAATTPQNQNFDNEPTGSGLTTPQIIGDWTFSMVSTAGGSPKTQVKKLAPNTTNDLLFLGGFEAAANEYARVQSNTGSFKLLSFRVIERNSSANNYRVVGYLEGTQVAGAEKSFTPLSAAFYDVDVSNDSAWKNIDEFRIFANTTIKLEIDDIMVTDPIVAPLSTNADLSNLSLSEGTLSPLFASGTTGYTVNVGNAVSSLTVTPTVADSTATVKVNGVTVTSGNASGAISLSEGSNSITVEVTAQDGTTKKTYTITVTRAASLSTNADLSNLSVSQGTLSPLFASGTASYTVNVGNAVNSIDVTPTVADAGATVTVNGNAATSSEATTVSLSVGSNPITVIVTAANGTTTRTYTVTVTRAAPANATTPNIDTQPTDQTVNVGGSASLSVVASGGVSLSYQWYSNTTNSNSGGTLISGATSATYAAPTGTAGTTYYYVVVTNTDSSATGQQTATATSGVAKVQVNALTNAATPNIDTQPADQTVNVGGSASLSVVASGGASLSYQWYSNTTNSNSGGTLISGATSATYAAPTGIAGTTYYYVVVTNTDTSATGQQTATATSGVAKVQVNALTNAATPNIDTQPADQTVNVGGSASLSVVASGGVSLSYQWYSNTTNSNSGGTLISGATSATYAAPTGTAGTTYYYVVVTNTDSSATGQQTATATSGVAKVQVNALTNAATPNIDTQPADQTVNVGGSASLSVVASGGASLSYQWYSNTTNSNSGGTLISGATSATYAAPTGTAGTTYYYVVVTNTDSSATGQQTATATSGVAKVQVNALTNAATPNIDTQPVDQTVNVGDSASLSVVASGGVSLSYQWYSNTTNSNSGGTLISGATSATYAVPTGTAGTTYYYVVVTNTDTSATGQQTATVTSSVAEVQVNALSNAATPNIDTQPVDQTVNVGDSASLSVVASGGASLSYQWYSNTTNSNSGGTLISGATSATYAAPTGTAGTTYYYVVVTNTDSSATGQQTTTATSGVAKVTVSNTTLQNSYTVVTSNLNPSNQSQTVTFTATVSGGTTLLPGGTPTGTVTFKNGATILDTITVNASGVAAYSTNALGVGSHVITAVYNGDSHFNSSTSTPLTQVVNAKTAGGGGGGGSSTPAQPSTPSTSNTGVEVLVNGKVENAGIATTAKVNGQTVTTIAVDPKKLDDKLAAEGQHAILTIPVKTNADILVGELTGQMVKNMEQKQAVVEIKTDKASYTLPAQQINIDAVSEQIGKSVSLQDIKVRIEISKPTAETVKIVENSAAKGEFTIVAPPVNFTVKGTYGDKTIEVSKFNAYVERTIAIPDGIDPNKITTGVVVEPDGVVRHVPTKVIMINGKYFAKINSVTNSTYSVIWHPIEFKDVEKHWAKTAVNDMGSRMVISGVGHENFSPDQDITRAEFAAIMVRGLGLKVENGSQLFKDVQPVDWYDGAVQTAYKYNLISGFEDGTFRPNDTITREQAMAIIARAMKITGLQAKLQMKEVETLLQPFKDAKEASEWAKNDIADCLQAGLVSGRDGKQLAPKSYITRAEVAVIIQGLLQKSELI; translated from the coding sequence ATGGGAAAACAAAGGTCATCTCTAAAAGGGATGACGTGGTTGGCTCTGTTTTGCATGGTGCTTACTTTGGTATCACCAGTACAATTGATTTTTTACCCGAAAGCGGCTTCCGCGGCAACAACACCGCAGAATCAGAATTTTGATAATGAACCAACGGGCTCAGGACTTACAACACCACAGATCATAGGTGATTGGACGTTTAGCATGGTTAGCACTGCAGGGGGGAGTCCCAAGACCCAAGTCAAAAAACTAGCTCCTAACACGACAAATGACTTGTTATTTTTGGGGGGGTTTGAGGCTGCTGCGAATGAGTATGCTCGTGTTCAATCAAACACAGGATCGTTCAAGCTCCTTTCTTTTCGAGTCATTGAGCGAAATAGTAGTGCAAATAATTATCGAGTAGTGGGGTATCTTGAAGGAACACAGGTAGCGGGAGCTGAAAAGTCATTCACTCCTCTTTCGGCTGCTTTTTACGATGTGGATGTATCAAATGATTCTGCTTGGAAAAATATTGATGAGTTTCGAATTTTTGCGAATACCACAATTAAGTTGGAGATCGACGATATTATGGTTACCGATCCCATCGTTGCCCCGTTATCCACAAATGCCGACTTAAGTAACCTGAGCCTGAGTGAAGGCACGTTATCCCCATTGTTTGCCTCGGGCACGACAGGCTATACAGTAAATGTGGGGAATGCGGTAAGCAGCCTGACAGTAACACCAACCGTAGCGGATAGCACAGCTACAGTGAAAGTGAATGGTGTAACTGTTACTAGTGGAAACGCGAGTGGGGCGATCAGCCTGAGCGAAGGAAGCAACTCGATTACGGTAGAAGTTACGGCACAGGATGGCACGACGAAGAAAACGTACACGATTACGGTAACGCGTGCCGCATCATTATCGACAAATGCCGACCTAAGCAACTTGAGCGTAAGCCAGGGCACGTTATCCCCATTATTTGCGTCTGGCACGGCAAGCTACACAGTGAATGTGGGAAATGCAGTAAACAGCATCGATGTGACGCCGACCGTAGCGGACGCTGGGGCGACAGTTACCGTGAATGGGAATGCAGCAACGTCGAGTGAGGCAACGACCGTATCGCTGAGTGTGGGTTCCAATCCGATTACGGTAATAGTAACGGCTGCGAATGGCACGACAACGCGGACGTACACGGTTACAGTAACGCGAGCAGCGCCAGCTAATGCCACAACCCCGAATATCGACACACAGCCGACAGATCAAACAGTGAATGTGGGAGGTAGCGCATCTTTGAGTGTAGTCGCGAGTGGTGGCGTCTCACTGAGCTACCAGTGGTACAGCAACACGACAAACAGCAATAGCGGAGGCACGTTGATCAGCGGCGCGACGAGTGCGACGTATGCAGCACCGACAGGTACAGCGGGAACGACGTACTATTATGTGGTGGTGACGAACACAGATAGCAGTGCCACAGGTCAGCAGACCGCCACAGCCACGAGCGGTGTAGCGAAGGTACAGGTGAACGCGTTAACCAACGCAGCAACCCCGAATATCGACACACAGCCGGCAGATCAAACGGTGAATGTGGGAGGTAGCGCATCTTTGAGTGTAGTCGCAAGTGGTGGCGCCTCACTGAGCTACCAGTGGTACAGCAACACGACAAACAGCAATAGTGGAGGCACGTTGATCAGCGGCGCGACGAGTGCGACGTATGCAGCCCCGACAGGTATCGCAGGAACGACGTACTATTATGTGGTGGTGACGAACACGGATACCAGTGCCACGGGTCAGCAGACCGCCACAGCCACGAGCGGTGTAGCGAAGGTACAGGTGAACGCGTTAACCAACGCAGCAACCCCGAATATCGACACACAGCCGGCAGATCAAACGGTGAATGTGGGAGGTAGCGCATCTTTGAGTGTAGTCGCAAGTGGTGGCGTCTCACTGAGCTACCAGTGGTACAGCAACACGACAAACAGCAATAGCGGAGGCACGTTGATCAGCGGCGCGACGAGTGCGACGTATGCAGCACCGACAGGTACAGCGGGAACGACGTACTATTATGTGGTGGTGACGAACACAGATAGCAGTGCCACAGGTCAGCAGACCGCCACAGCCACGAGCGGTGTAGCGAAGGTACAGGTGAACGCGTTAACCAACGCAGCAACCCCGAATATCGACACACAGCCGGCAGATCAAACAGTGAATGTGGGAGGTAGCGCGTCTCTGAGTGTAGTCGCGAGTGGTGGCGCCTCACTGAGCTACCAGTGGTACAGCAACACAACAAACAGCAATAGTGGAGGCACGTTGATCAGCGGCGCGACGAGTGCGACGTATGCAGCACCGACAGGTACAGCGGGAACGACGTACTACTATGTGGTGGTGACGAACACAGATAGCAGTGCCACAGGTCAGCAGACCGCCACAGCCACGAGCGGTGTAGCGAAGGTACAGGTGAACGCGTTAACCAACGCAGCAACCCCGAATATCGACACACAGCCGGTAGATCAAACGGTGAATGTGGGAGATAGCGCATCTTTGAGTGTAGTCGCAAGTGGTGGCGTCTCACTGAGCTACCAGTGGTACAGCAACACAACAAACAGCAATAGTGGAGGCACGTTGATCAGCGGCGCGACGAGTGCGACGTATGCAGTACCGACAGGTACAGCGGGAACGACGTACTATTATGTGGTGGTGACGAACACGGATACCAGTGCCACAGGTCAGCAGACCGCCACAGTCACGAGCAGTGTAGCGGAGGTACAGGTGAATGCGTTAAGCAACGCAGCAACCCCGAATATCGACACACAGCCGGTAGATCAAACGGTGAATGTGGGAGATAGCGCATCTTTGAGTGTAGTCGCAAGTGGTGGCGCCTCACTGAGCTACCAGTGGTACAGCAACACGACAAACAGCAATAGCGGAGGCACGTTGATCAGCGGCGCGACGAGTGCGACGTATGCAGCACCGACAGGTACAGCGGGAACGACGTACTATTATGTGGTGGTGACGAACACAGATAGCAGTGCCACAGGTCAGCAGACCACCACAGCCACGAGCGGTGTAGCAAAGGTGACGGTAAGTAATACGACATTACAGAACAGCTATACAGTTGTAACGAGTAATTTGAATCCATCTAATCAAAGTCAAACCGTAACGTTTACTGCAACGGTATCGGGAGGAACGACTCTTTTACCTGGAGGAACGCCAACAGGAACAGTTACCTTTAAAAACGGTGCAACTATATTAGATACGATTACAGTGAATGCTTCAGGCGTCGCAGCCTATTCAACAAATGCTTTAGGTGTGGGAAGCCATGTGATTACGGCTGTTTACAATGGAGATAGTCATTTTAACAGCAGTACATCTACGCCACTAACGCAAGTTGTAAATGCGAAGACTGCAGGAGGAGGTGGTGGTGGCGGAAGTAGTACACCTGCACAGCCGTCCACTCCAAGTACTTCAAATACTGGGGTAGAAGTCTTGGTCAACGGTAAGGTTGAAAATGCGGGAATTGCCACCACAGCTAAGGTGAATGGTCAAACGGTAACAACGATTGCGGTTGACCCGAAGAAGCTGGACGATAAGCTGGCAGCGGAAGGCCAGCATGCGATCCTTACCATTCCGGTGAAGACGAACGCTGACATTCTTGTTGGAGAACTGACCGGACAAATGGTCAAAAACATGGAGCAAAAGCAGGCGGTTGTCGAAATCAAAACCGATAAGGCATCGTATACGCTACCTGCACAGCAGATTAACATTGATGCGGTATCCGAGCAAATCGGAAAGAGCGTGAGCTTACAAGATATCAAAGTAAGGATTGAGATCTCCAAACCGACAGCGGAAACGGTGAAGATCGTGGAAAACTCCGCAGCAAAAGGAGAATTTACGATTGTAGCCCCACCCGTTAATTTCACGGTAAAAGGAACATATGGAGATAAAACGATTGAAGTCTCCAAATTCAACGCGTACGTAGAACGAACCATCGCGATTCCAGACGGAATAGATCCGAATAAGATTACAACAGGCGTTGTTGTTGAACCGGATGGAGTTGTTCGTCATGTACCAACTAAAGTGATAATGATTAATGGAAAGTATTTTGCAAAAATCAATAGTGTCACGAACAGTACGTATTCTGTTATCTGGCATCCTATCGAATTTAAGGATGTAGAGAAGCACTGGGCGAAGACAGCCGTGAATGATATGGGCTCCCGCATGGTTATCAGCGGTGTGGGACACGAGAATTTTAGTCCTGACCAAGATATTACGCGTGCGGAGTTTGCGGCGATTATGGTTCGGGGATTAGGACTTAAAGTAGAGAATGGTTCCCAGTTATTCAAGGATGTACAGCCGGTAGATTGGTATGATGGCGCTGTGCAAACTGCCTATAAGTACAACCTAATCAGTGGGTTTGAAGACGGAACCTTCCGTCCAAATGATACAATTACTCGAGAGCAGGCCATGGCCATCATCGCAAGAGCGATGAAAATAACGGGTCTTCAAGCAAAACTTCAGATGAAAGAAGTCGAAACGTTGCTGCAGCCATTTAAGGATGCGAAAGAGGCATCAGAGTGGGCAAAGAATGACATTGCTGACTGTCTGCAGGCAGGACTTGTATCCGGAAGAGATGGAAAGCAACTAGCGCCAAAATCATACATTACAAGAGCAGAAGTGGCCGTTATTATTCAGGGGCTTCTCCAGAAATCTGAATTGATTTAA
- a CDS encoding recombinase family protein, with the protein MERVCMYLRKSRADLEAEARGEGETLAKHKKALVKLAKEKNVRVINIYEEVVSGESLVHRPQMLELLKEVEAGVYEAVLCMDLDRLGRGNMQEQGLILDTFKRSKTKIITPRKIYDLMDEWDEEYSEFEAFMARKELKIITRRLQSGRIRSVEEGNYLATTPPYGYQIKKTDKERYLVPDSEQAPIVKMIFEWYTHENPKFRLGSNKIANALNRLGYKSSTGQEWKSHSVLNIIKNAVYIGRIQWKKKEGKKSKEPGKKKDVRTRPREEWIDVEGKHEPLVSIETYEKAQEILNKRYHVPYQLVNGLKNPLAGVITCGMCGSSMVLRPYGKQKPHIMCYNKSCKNKSSQFAYVEARLLEGLKYWLKTYEAEWDKRKPKDSNSRNDNELAIKEQALLNLYQELKRLIQQKDKLHDFLERGIYDEETYLIRSQNVANRMGKIKGYIEEVEGEIETKKSQGKTKQDIIPTVKHVLDLYEKTDDAAKKNTMLKSVLECAVYIKEKHQRNDEFTLVMYSKLPRK; encoded by the coding sequence ATGGAGCGAGTCTGTATGTATCTGAGAAAATCACGTGCTGACCTAGAAGCAGAGGCACGTGGTGAGGGAGAAACACTTGCCAAGCATAAAAAGGCGTTAGTAAAGCTGGCTAAAGAAAAGAATGTACGTGTCATTAACATATATGAGGAAGTTGTGTCAGGAGAAAGCTTGGTACATAGGCCGCAAATGCTGGAGTTGCTGAAAGAAGTGGAAGCCGGTGTATATGAAGCGGTTCTGTGTATGGACCTTGATCGTCTGGGGCGTGGAAATATGCAGGAACAGGGACTGATTCTTGACACATTTAAACGATCAAAGACGAAGATTATTACACCTAGAAAGATATATGACCTAATGGATGAATGGGATGAGGAATATAGCGAGTTTGAGGCTTTTATGGCGCGTAAGGAATTAAAGATTATTACTCGTCGGCTGCAGAGTGGTCGTATCCGATCTGTTGAGGAAGGAAATTATCTTGCCACCACTCCTCCATATGGATATCAAATAAAAAAAACAGATAAAGAACGCTATCTGGTTCCTGATTCTGAACAGGCTCCTATTGTAAAAATGATTTTTGAATGGTATACACATGAGAATCCAAAGTTTCGATTAGGCAGTAATAAAATTGCCAATGCATTGAACCGACTTGGGTATAAAAGTTCAACAGGTCAAGAATGGAAGAGTCATTCTGTGCTTAATATCATTAAAAACGCAGTATATATCGGTCGTATTCAATGGAAAAAGAAAGAGGGAAAGAAATCGAAGGAACCAGGGAAGAAAAAAGATGTTCGTACCCGGCCACGTGAAGAATGGATTGATGTGGAAGGAAAACATGAACCACTGGTGTCTATAGAGACATATGAGAAAGCGCAGGAAATTTTAAATAAGAGGTACCATGTGCCATATCAGCTTGTAAACGGGCTTAAAAATCCCTTAGCAGGTGTAATTACATGTGGAATGTGTGGGTCCTCTATGGTTCTGCGACCGTATGGAAAGCAAAAGCCGCATATTATGTGCTATAACAAGTCGTGTAAGAACAAAAGCAGCCAGTTTGCGTATGTGGAAGCACGTTTGCTGGAAGGCTTAAAATACTGGCTTAAGACATATGAAGCGGAGTGGGATAAACGGAAGCCAAAAGATAGTAACAGTCGAAATGATAATGAATTAGCGATTAAGGAGCAGGCACTTTTAAATCTGTATCAGGAATTGAAGCGGTTAATTCAGCAAAAGGATAAGCTTCATGACTTTCTGGAGAGAGGGATTTATGACGAAGAAACGTATCTCATACGTTCACAAAACGTAGCAAATAGAATGGGAAAGATAAAGGGGTATATTGAAGAGGTTGAGGGAGAAATTGAAACAAAAAAGAGTCAAGGGAAAACCAAACAAGATATTATTCCTACTGTAAAGCATGTTTTAGATTTGTATGAGAAAACGGATGATGCTGCGAAAAAGAATACTATGTTGAAGTCTGTGTTAGAATGCGCTGTTTATATAAAAGAAAAACATCAGAGAAATGACGAGTTTACGCTTGTTATGTATTCAAAGTTACCAAGAAAATAG
- a CDS encoding response regulator, with product MIRVMVVDDEESALDILEILLREIGDVTVVGRYMNPLQAIEALEFEHVDAIFLDIQMPGLTGMEAARQIRAKMPHTQIVFTTAYSEYAVEAFEIHSADYLLKPFTKERLQSTVLRIAKTQSTHENVVSRNQQTRVQSLGGFQIYTEKGQLSWRTNKEKELCAFLFHHGANSVDIASIIEAIWPDYHMDKAKSYLYTCISLLRKNFQANGIQATVSKVGKGYAIHAEGLMNDRIEFEEMLERAVTEEPHKQIYDKINVLYKGEYMKDCDFSWAAWKRTYLLEKYIHVLRHMYRHFMKRGNISLAVDSLQRILRLSPDSEQDGRELIKLYLNTGYRSDALKVYRQLDHAVRLHLDAGLEEETVKLYKELIVDE from the coding sequence ATGATTCGCGTTATGGTTGTCGATGATGAGGAAAGTGCGCTTGATATTCTTGAGATATTATTGCGTGAAATTGGTGATGTAACGGTGGTTGGGCGCTATATGAATCCGTTGCAAGCGATAGAGGCCCTTGAATTTGAACATGTAGATGCTATTTTTCTAGATATCCAGATGCCGGGCTTGACCGGCATGGAGGCAGCAAGACAGATTCGGGCTAAAATGCCGCATACGCAGATTGTATTTACAACCGCCTATTCAGAGTATGCGGTTGAGGCGTTTGAAATCCATTCTGCTGATTATTTACTAAAGCCATTTACAAAAGAGCGATTGCAAAGCACAGTGCTACGGATTGCCAAGACGCAATCTACTCATGAGAACGTTGTAAGTAGGAACCAACAAACACGGGTGCAAAGCTTAGGGGGATTTCAAATATACACCGAAAAAGGGCAGCTTTCTTGGAGAACGAACAAAGAAAAGGAGCTGTGCGCTTTTCTGTTTCATCATGGCGCTAATTCGGTAGATATCGCAAGTATTATTGAAGCCATATGGCCGGACTATCATATGGACAAGGCCAAAAGCTATTTGTATACATGCATTTCGCTTCTCCGAAAGAATTTTCAGGCAAACGGTATTCAAGCAACCGTCAGTAAGGTTGGAAAGGGGTATGCGATACACGCCGAGGGCTTGATGAATGACCGGATCGAATTCGAAGAAATGCTGGAGAGAGCGGTGACGGAAGAGCCGCATAAGCAGATATACGATAAGATAAATGTGTTATATAAAGGCGAATATATGAAGGACTGTGATTTCTCTTGGGCCGCATGGAAACGAACGTATCTGTTGGAGAAGTATATCCATGTATTGCGCCATATGTATCGGCACTTTATGAAGCGTGGGAATATATCGCTTGCGGTGGATAGCCTACAGCGGATTTTGAGACTTTCTCCTGATTCGGAGCAGGATGGTCGAGAATTGATCAAGTTGTATCTCAATACGGGATATCGCAGCGATGCTTTAAAAGTATATCGTCAGCTTGATCATGCGGTTCGCCTGCACTTAGATGCGGGATTGGAAGAAGAAACCGTAAAGCTCTATAAAGAACTGATTGTAGATGAGTAG